A stretch of Chloracidobacterium validum DNA encodes these proteins:
- a CDS encoding TetR/AcrR family transcriptional regulator yields MGVQERKTRYKANVRRLILDAARELFVTEGYQHTSLRKIAEKIEYAPATIYLHFRDKSELLDALLTETFTELDAKLRTLSQRETDSLTALRRGLRTYIEFGLTHPNHYLLAFVQNEAMFDGERKQHKLKHGPACFDNLRQAVLRAIADGYLVADDPEATAQALWSGIHGLTSLLITQPDFPFVAKRKLVDRLLSILIDGARRR; encoded by the coding sequence ATGGGCGTGCAGGAACGCAAAACCCGCTACAAAGCCAACGTTCGGCGGCTCATTCTCGACGCGGCCCGCGAACTCTTTGTCACCGAAGGCTACCAACACACGTCGCTGCGCAAAATTGCCGAGAAAATCGAATACGCTCCCGCCACCATCTATCTGCATTTCCGCGACAAGTCCGAACTCCTCGACGCGCTCCTGACCGAGACCTTCACCGAACTCGACGCCAAGCTGCGGACGCTGTCTCAGCGCGAAACCGACAGTCTGACCGCCCTGCGGCGCGGGCTGCGAACCTACATCGAGTTCGGGCTGACGCATCCCAACCACTACCTGCTGGCTTTCGTTCAGAATGAAGCCATGTTTGACGGGGAACGCAAACAACACAAGCTCAAACATGGCCCGGCCTGCTTTGACAACCTGCGCCAGGCGGTGCTGCGCGCCATTGCCGATGGCTACCTCGTCGCGGATGACCCGGAGGCCACGGCACAGGCGTTGTGGTCGGGGATCCATGGGCTGACGTCACTGCTGATTACGCAACCGGACTTTCCCTTCGTCGCCAAGCGCAAGCTGGTTGACCGCCTGCTGTCCATTCTCATTGACGGCGCGCGCCGTCGGTAA
- a CDS encoding PaaI family thioesterase, whose product MSNNRLKAFQRLIGQPLAEHSPSPLARWLGGTLEHAAPGETTFAFVVRTDMANPAGILHGGAAAAIMDEVIGATVHGTLEVNVFYTSVNLVIDFLDSVPVGAAITATTRVIRQGKTIINAECWLRDAQERLLAHATTNMLRTNVPLQMGE is encoded by the coding sequence ATGTCAAACAATCGCCTGAAAGCCTTTCAACGCCTCATCGGCCAACCACTGGCCGAACACAGCCCGTCCCCCCTGGCCCGTTGGCTCGGCGGCACGCTCGAGCACGCTGCGCCGGGCGAGACGACCTTCGCCTTCGTCGTCCGCACTGACATGGCGAATCCCGCCGGCATCCTCCACGGTGGTGCGGCCGCCGCCATCATGGATGAAGTCATCGGGGCGACCGTTCACGGAACGCTCGAAGTGAATGTTTTCTACACCTCGGTCAACCTCGTGATTGATTTTCTCGACAGCGTTCCGGTCGGCGCCGCCATCACGGCCACGACGCGCGTCATCCGCCAGGGGAAAACCATCATCAACGCCGAATGTTGGCTCCGTGATGCGCAGGAACGCCTGCTCGCTCACGCAACAACGAACATGCTGCGCACCAACGTCCCACTCCAGATGGGTGAGTGA
- a CDS encoding ABC transporter permease, translating into MNFVALKMLLGDRSKFLGLVFSIAFAAFLMAHQASIFCGLMNRTRSQIKDIPDADVWVMDKETQYIDEVAALTTNDLYRVRGVPGVAWAVRLFKGNPRVRAADGRFRTVILMGLDDETLVGAPRRMLVGNIEDLRRPDAVIIDRAGFYFFFPNTPLSIGQVMEMNDRRVTIVGICEASAPFATFPVMFTRYSQAVNYVGRERNALSFVLVKAAAGTDVSDLCRRISAVSPKLKAMTGYDFEWATIRYYIRNTGIPVNFGITVMIALVVGTVVAGQTFYIFTIENLKQFGALKAIGVTNLRIVGMILLQALLVGIIGYALGMAMCAAFFDLTRDAAIQLRGFILLWQVAVGTAGVVFFIVLLASLLSIRKVLFLEPAIVFRG; encoded by the coding sequence ATGAATTTCGTTGCCCTCAAGATGCTGCTTGGCGACCGCTCCAAGTTTCTCGGCCTGGTGTTCTCCATTGCGTTTGCTGCGTTTCTCATGGCGCACCAGGCGTCCATTTTCTGTGGTTTGATGAACCGTACCCGCAGCCAAATCAAAGATATTCCCGACGCCGATGTCTGGGTGATGGACAAAGAAACCCAGTACATTGACGAAGTGGCCGCGCTGACGACCAATGACCTCTACCGCGTGCGCGGGGTTCCGGGCGTCGCCTGGGCCGTTCGGTTATTCAAGGGCAACCCACGGGTGCGCGCGGCGGATGGACGGTTTCGGACGGTCATCCTGATGGGTCTTGACGATGAGACGCTCGTGGGCGCGCCCCGGCGCATGCTCGTTGGCAACATTGAAGACCTCCGCCGGCCCGATGCGGTCATCATCGACCGCGCCGGCTTTTACTTTTTCTTTCCCAACACCCCGCTCAGCATCGGGCAGGTCATGGAAATGAACGACCGGCGCGTGACGATTGTGGGCATCTGCGAAGCGAGCGCTCCATTTGCCACGTTTCCGGTGATGTTCACCCGCTACAGCCAAGCCGTGAACTATGTCGGGCGGGAGCGGAACGCGCTGTCATTCGTTTTGGTCAAAGCGGCGGCCGGCACAGACGTTTCCGACCTGTGCCGCCGGATCAGCGCCGTCTCGCCAAAGCTCAAAGCCATGACCGGCTATGATTTTGAATGGGCGACGATTCGCTACTACATCCGCAACACCGGCATTCCGGTCAACTTTGGCATCACGGTCATGATCGCCCTGGTGGTCGGAACGGTCGTGGCCGGACAGACCTTCTACATCTTCACCATTGAAAACCTGAAGCAATTCGGTGCGCTCAAGGCGATTGGCGTCACCAATCTGCGCATCGTCGGCATGATTTTGCTGCAAGCCCTCCTGGTCGGCATCATCGGCTATGCGCTCGGCATGGCGATGTGCGCGGCATTTTTCGACCTGACCCGCGACGCCGCCATCCAACTCCGTGGCTTCATCCTGCTCTGGCAAGTCGCCGTCGGAACGGCCGGCGTCGTGTTTTTCATCGTCTTACTGGCCAGCCTGCTCAGCATCCGCAAGGTGTTGTTTCTCGAACCGGCCATTGTCTTTCGCGGTTAG
- a CDS encoding ABC transporter ATP-binding protein, whose protein sequence is MQAPSEPSPQPVPPQVVPEQVTPDIAVECRAVTKAFGQGESKTLALRGVDFQARLGEMTFLVGESGSGKTTLISIIAGLLDATEGEIHVLGQNMAALSNTNQVRFRRKNLGFVFQQFNLLPALTAAENVAVPLLAAGMARPAAVARATELLGSVGLAHRAAHVPSQLSGGQQQRVALARAVIHEPRLIVCDEPTSALDGATGRTVMELLAAVAVRPDRAVIVVTHDSRIFSFAQAIAHMADGNVTHTERRTP, encoded by the coding sequence ATGCAAGCACCTTCAGAACCAAGCCCCCAACCGGTGCCGCCTCAGGTCGTGCCGGAACAGGTCACGCCTGACATTGCCGTTGAGTGTCGCGCCGTGACCAAAGCCTTCGGACAAGGCGAGTCAAAAACCCTGGCCCTGCGCGGCGTGGACTTCCAGGCCCGCCTCGGAGAAATGACGTTTCTGGTGGGCGAAAGCGGCTCTGGCAAAACCACGCTCATTTCCATCATCGCCGGACTCCTGGACGCAACCGAGGGTGAAATCCACGTCCTGGGGCAAAACATGGCCGCATTGTCAAACACCAACCAAGTGCGCTTCCGGCGAAAGAACCTCGGCTTTGTTTTCCAGCAATTCAACCTCCTCCCGGCGCTGACGGCGGCGGAAAACGTCGCCGTACCACTTCTGGCGGCCGGTATGGCGCGCCCGGCGGCCGTTGCTCGCGCGACCGAACTGCTTGGGTCTGTTGGGCTGGCCCACCGGGCCGCACACGTTCCCTCGCAACTCTCCGGCGGTCAGCAGCAGCGCGTGGCGCTTGCCCGAGCCGTCATTCACGAACCGCGGCTCATCGTTTGTGATGAGCCAACTTCGGCCCTCGACGGCGCCACGGGGCGGACGGTCATGGAACTCCTTGCCGCCGTCGCCGTCCGGCCGGACCGCGCGGTCATCGTCGTCACCCATGACAGTCGTATTTTCAGCTTTGCCCAAGCCATTGCGCACATGGCGGATGGGAACGTAACGCACACTGAAAGGAGAACGCCATGA
- a CDS encoding HlyD family secretion protein, producing MKLQSLTLPLITIAALSYAGYSTYVSQPVRKPEPPPAAPPRAPYAQGVAGVGLVEAGGENIALNTPVAGLVTRVFVRAGDDVKRGDRLFELDSRDLQAELALRRQTLDVARARLARLEQAPWSADRPMLEAKVLETEAQLADADMQLKRIENVSDQRAVRAEEVEHRRFAVLAARARHQEAKAQLARLDAGTWKADLDVARSEVKLAQANVKRIEADIERLTVRALTAGKVLQCNVRPGEYAQAGQLAKPLITLGNADELHVRVDIDENEAPKVKPSARAVGYMRGKSEVAIPLEFVRYEPLVVPKKSLTGDATERVDTRVLQVIYRVATNDAALFIGQQMDVYIDQGGQP from the coding sequence ATGAAACTTCAATCCCTGACGCTGCCGCTCATCACGATCGCCGCGCTCAGTTACGCCGGCTACTCAACCTATGTTTCTCAGCCGGTGCGCAAGCCCGAGCCGCCGCCGGCCGCGCCACCGCGCGCGCCTTATGCCCAAGGCGTGGCCGGCGTTGGCTTGGTCGAGGCCGGCGGCGAAAACATCGCGCTCAATACCCCGGTCGCCGGTCTCGTGACGCGCGTCTTTGTCAGGGCCGGTGACGATGTCAAACGCGGCGACCGGCTCTTTGAACTCGACAGCCGCGACTTGCAGGCCGAACTCGCGCTCCGCCGCCAAACGCTCGATGTGGCGCGCGCCCGGCTGGCTCGGCTCGAACAAGCGCCCTGGAGCGCCGACCGCCCGATGCTCGAAGCGAAGGTGCTTGAAACCGAAGCCCAGCTTGCCGATGCCGACATGCAGCTCAAGCGCATTGAAAACGTTTCTGACCAACGTGCCGTGCGGGCCGAGGAGGTCGAGCACCGCCGGTTCGCGGTTTTAGCCGCTAGAGCGCGTCATCAGGAAGCCAAGGCACAACTCGCCCGACTCGATGCCGGCACCTGGAAAGCCGACCTCGACGTGGCGCGAAGTGAAGTCAAGCTTGCGCAAGCCAACGTCAAACGAATCGAGGCTGACATTGAACGGCTGACGGTCCGCGCGCTCACCGCTGGCAAAGTCCTTCAGTGCAATGTGCGTCCTGGCGAATACGCCCAAGCCGGACAACTGGCAAAGCCGCTCATCACACTGGGCAATGCCGATGAGCTTCATGTCCGCGTCGATATCGACGAAAACGAAGCCCCCAAGGTCAAGCCAAGCGCGCGGGCCGTGGGTTACATGCGCGGCAAGTCAGAGGTTGCCATACCACTCGAATTCGTCCGCTATGAGCCGTTGGTAGTGCCCAAAAAGTCACTTACCGGGGATGCGACCGAGCGGGTAGATACGCGCGTTCTTCAGGTCATCTACCGGGTAGCCACCAATGATGCCGCGCTTTTCATCGGACAGCAGATGGACGTTTACATTGACCAAGGAGGGCAGCCATGA
- a CDS encoding efflux transporter outer membrane subunit: protein MMSLLASMRLYLGPALATSLFITGCAVKPPVRKVVVETPSGWTSVAGEGISLQPAELDAWWKNFHDAQLTQLIDRALAGNLDIRVAVARIREARSQAGIADAAKYPALGAAANVQRLRGGLPQGIGRVANLPGISNEIGIFQVGFDANWELDFFGGTRLAALAAREQARAAEEALQGVRLMTAAEIARLYVELRGAQQQREIVQQQIAVARETLELVRTRFEAGLAQQLDVTRATAQYETTCAAAPPLEAVIRDRHDRLSVLVGMPPASLNEMLTDAKPLPMRPPEIPVGLPSDLLQRRPDIRQAEAELSAALAQLGVAQTERFPKFALTAGVGRQATSVAGLTLGAGNFFAVGPNVRLPIFTGGRIRNNIAARDAQVEQAALRYEQTVLRAFEEVERALVGYLREGERRRALAAATLEQQEAARLAEVRYAGGLEDFTTVLDARRGQLSSALEQVESETQQLRQAIALYKALGGGY, encoded by the coding sequence ATGATGAGTCTCTTGGCAAGCATGCGACTTTACCTTGGGCCGGCCCTCGCCACGAGCCTGTTCATCACGGGCTGTGCCGTCAAACCGCCGGTGCGCAAGGTCGTGGTCGAGACGCCTTCGGGCTGGACATCGGTTGCCGGGGAAGGCATATCGCTTCAACCGGCCGAACTGGATGCCTGGTGGAAAAATTTTCATGACGCGCAATTGACGCAACTCATTGACCGCGCGCTCGCGGGTAATCTGGACATACGGGTTGCCGTGGCGCGGATCCGGGAAGCGCGCAGTCAAGCCGGGATTGCCGATGCGGCCAAGTATCCGGCGCTGGGCGCGGCGGCCAATGTGCAGCGCCTTCGGGGTGGGCTTCCACAGGGCATTGGGCGGGTTGCGAACCTGCCGGGCATCTCGAATGAAATCGGCATCTTCCAGGTTGGCTTCGACGCCAACTGGGAACTTGATTTCTTTGGCGGGACGCGCCTGGCGGCGCTGGCGGCGCGCGAGCAGGCCCGCGCGGCCGAAGAAGCTCTCCAGGGTGTCCGGCTCATGACCGCAGCGGAAATTGCGCGGCTGTATGTCGAGCTACGGGGCGCCCAGCAGCAACGCGAGATCGTACAACAGCAAATCGCCGTTGCGCGGGAAACGCTGGAACTGGTTCGCACCCGTTTCGAGGCCGGGTTGGCCCAACAGCTCGATGTGACGCGCGCCACGGCGCAGTATGAAACAACGTGCGCGGCGGCCCCACCGCTTGAAGCTGTCATCCGCGACAGACATGACCGGTTGAGCGTTCTCGTGGGGATGCCGCCCGCATCACTAAATGAAATGCTCACCGACGCCAAGCCGCTTCCCATGAGGCCGCCTGAGATTCCGGTCGGACTGCCATCCGACCTCTTGCAGCGGAGACCGGACATTCGGCAGGCTGAGGCCGAGTTATCGGCCGCGCTCGCCCAGTTAGGGGTGGCCCAGACCGAGCGATTTCCAAAGTTTGCCTTGACGGCTGGCGTGGGACGCCAGGCCACGAGCGTGGCGGGGCTTACCCTTGGCGCGGGAAACTTTTTCGCCGTTGGTCCGAATGTGCGCCTTCCGATCTTTACCGGCGGACGCATTCGCAACAACATTGCCGCCCGCGACGCGCAGGTGGAGCAAGCCGCGCTCCGGTATGAGCAGACGGTGCTGCGCGCCTTTGAGGAAGTCGAGCGCGCCCTCGTCGGTTACTTGCGCGAAGGTGAACGCCGGCGCGCGCTGGCAGCCGCGACGCTCGAACAACAGGAAGCCGCCCGCTTGGCTGAAGTTCGCTATGCCGGAGGCTTGGAAGATTTCACAACCGTTCTCGACGCGCGGCGGGGGCAACTGTCCAGCGCCCTGGAGCAAGTCGAAAGCGAGACGCAACAGCTTCGCCAGGCCATTGCGCTCTACAAGGCGCTTGGTGGCGGATACTAG
- a CDS encoding DNA adenine methylase yields the protein MIKYIGSKRTLIPLIREVTRRLGPTRSVIDLFSGTSRVGHALKADGYRVLANDYLAYAATLARCYVQADAEDVLADAQKLIQEFNRLKGAPGYVTETFCVKARFFHPKNGERIDAIREAIAAKGLPPELEAVALVALMEAADRVDSTTGLQMAYLKAWAPRALNDLELRVPDVLPRARHGKGQATCLDALEAASRLEADVAYLDPPYNQHSYLGNYHIWESLVRWDKPPVYGVACKRLDVRERRSVFNARSRFAGAFRQVLNAIQAPTIIVSFNDEGYLSRAEMTALLQSLWGGAGQMVVIEQDFKRYVGAQIGIYNPNGEKVGEVSHLRNKEFLYVVSRRPLPADLVALAHHSLRQPLLFN from the coding sequence TTGATTAAGTACATCGGTTCCAAGCGCACGCTCATCCCGCTCATCCGTGAGGTCACCCGGCGCCTCGGCCCTACGCGGTCGGTCATCGATCTTTTCTCCGGCACGTCACGGGTCGGCCACGCCCTCAAAGCGGACGGCTACCGGGTGCTGGCCAACGACTACCTGGCCTATGCGGCCACGCTCGCCCGCTGCTACGTCCAGGCCGACGCCGAAGACGTGCTCGCCGACGCACAGAAACTCATTCAGGAGTTCAACCGGCTGAAAGGCGCGCCAGGCTATGTCACCGAGACGTTCTGCGTGAAAGCGCGCTTCTTTCATCCGAAAAACGGGGAGCGAATTGACGCCATCCGGGAAGCCATTGCCGCGAAGGGGTTGCCTCCGGAGCTGGAAGCCGTGGCGCTGGTCGCGCTGATGGAAGCCGCGGATCGCGTGGATTCCACCACTGGTCTCCAGATGGCCTACCTCAAAGCGTGGGCGCCGCGCGCCCTCAACGACCTCGAACTCCGCGTCCCGGATGTCCTTCCACGCGCACGGCACGGCAAAGGACAGGCCACTTGTCTGGACGCGCTGGAAGCGGCCTCACGGCTGGAAGCCGATGTCGCGTACCTCGATCCGCCTTACAATCAGCATTCCTATCTCGGCAACTACCACATCTGGGAATCGCTGGTCCGGTGGGACAAGCCGCCGGTGTACGGCGTCGCCTGCAAGCGCCTGGATGTCCGCGAGCGGCGAAGTGTTTTCAACGCCCGGTCACGCTTTGCCGGCGCGTTCCGGCAAGTGCTCAACGCGATTCAAGCCCCGACGATCATCGTTTCGTTCAACGACGAAGGCTACCTGTCGCGGGCTGAGATGACGGCGCTCCTGCAATCGCTGTGGGGAGGCGCGGGACAGATGGTGGTCATCGAGCAGGATTTCAAGCGTTACGTCGGCGCTCAAATCGGCATCTACAACCCCAATGGCGAGAAGGTCGGAGAGGTCAGCCACCTCAGAAACAAGGAGTTTCTCTATGTCGTGTCCCGCCGGCCGCTGCCGGCCGACCTAGTGGCGCTCGCCCACCACAGTCTGCGCCAACCTTTGCTTTTCAACTGA
- the ggt gene encoding gamma-glutamyltransferase has product MKSHSQSLHWRPSVAFRLVIAVACVGALLPPVTRGQVARQPVRARRVMVASASAFASQVGVDILKRGGNAVDAAVAVGLALAVTFPVAGNLGGGGFMLIRMADGRTTAIDYRETAPARASRDMYLGPDGRLLAEKSTLGYAAAGVPGTVAGFELALRKYGRLKWAQVVAPARRLAQEGFPVSYALERGLRIAERLSRFPDSRRIFQRDGNYYQEGDILRQPELAATLERLEKRGPREFYEGETARRIAAAMAANGGLITLEDLKGYRPVEREPLRGSYRGYEIVTFPPPSSGGIVLLNVLNQLEGDNLAALGPGSSEANHLLIETMRRAFADRAMLMGDPDFVPVPVEKLTSKDYAKARRATIDPNRATPSADVQPGLPAARFESAETTHFTVVDADGNIVTNTYTLNGPYGSGVTVPGTGVLLNNEMDDFAAKPGEPNAYQLVQGEANSIAPGKRPLSSMTPTIVLRDGKPWFAIGSPGGPTIISTVLQVVINIIDHKMNLQQAIDAPRLHHQWLPDVVMWEPYGMTADTKRALEAKGHRLDVVPRYNGDAEGIMIDTTGARLGASDPRNPDALAVGY; this is encoded by the coding sequence GCCAGTGCCTTCGCGTCCCAGGTTGGGGTGGATATTCTGAAGCGCGGTGGTAACGCCGTGGATGCTGCCGTGGCCGTGGGCTTGGCGCTGGCCGTGACGTTTCCCGTGGCGGGCAACCTGGGTGGCGGCGGGTTCATGCTGATTCGCATGGCGGATGGGCGGACGACGGCGATTGATTACCGTGAAACCGCTCCGGCGCGCGCCAGTCGGGACATGTACCTGGGTCCCGACGGCCGGCTTCTGGCCGAGAAGTCAACGCTCGGGTACGCCGCCGCCGGTGTCCCCGGTACGGTAGCCGGCTTCGAGCTGGCGTTGCGCAAGTACGGCCGTCTCAAGTGGGCGCAGGTCGTGGCTCCGGCCCGGCGTCTCGCGCAGGAGGGGTTTCCGGTCAGCTATGCCCTTGAAAGGGGGCTGCGGATTGCCGAGCGGCTGTCGCGTTTTCCTGATAGTCGCCGGATTTTTCAGCGCGATGGAAACTATTACCAAGAGGGTGACATCCTGCGCCAGCCAGAACTGGCAGCAACGTTGGAACGACTGGAAAAGCGCGGCCCGCGCGAGTTTTACGAAGGTGAAACCGCGCGGCGAATTGCAGCGGCAATGGCCGCCAATGGCGGGCTGATCACGCTGGAAGACTTGAAAGGCTATCGTCCGGTTGAGCGCGAACCGCTGCGTGGGAGCTACCGTGGTTATGAAATCGTGACATTTCCGCCGCCCAGTTCTGGGGGCATTGTCTTGCTCAACGTCCTCAACCAGCTCGAAGGCGATAACTTGGCAGCACTGGGACCCGGTTCATCCGAAGCCAATCATCTCTTGATTGAAACCATGCGCCGGGCTTTCGCTGACCGGGCAATGTTGATGGGCGACCCGGATTTCGTCCCGGTGCCGGTCGAGAAACTTACTTCCAAGGACTATGCCAAGGCGCGCCGGGCGACCATTGATCCCAACCGCGCCACGCCGAGCGCTGACGTGCAGCCGGGACTGCCGGCCGCGCGGTTTGAATCGGCTGAAACCACGCATTTCACGGTCGTGGATGCCGACGGCAACATTGTCACGAATACCTACACGCTCAACGGTCCCTACGGCTCCGGTGTCACCGTGCCGGGAACAGGTGTTTTGCTCAACAACGAAATGGATGACTTCGCGGCCAAGCCTGGCGAGCCGAACGCCTATCAGTTGGTGCAGGGCGAAGCCAACAGCATTGCGCCTGGCAAGCGTCCGCTGTCCTCCATGACGCCGACGATTGTGCTTCGGGACGGCAAGCCGTGGTTTGCCATTGGCAGCCCCGGTGGGCCGACCATCATTTCGACCGTGTTGCAGGTCGTCATCAACATTATTGACCACAAGATGAATCTCCAGCAGGCAATTGACGCGCCGCGGTTGCACCATCAGTGGCTGCCGGATGTCGTGATGTGGGAGCCATACGGGATGACGGCGGACACGAAGCGCGCGCTCGAAGCCAAAGGGCATCGGCTGGATGTCGTCCCGCGTTACAATGGGGACGCCGAAGGGATCATGATTGACACAACGGGCGCGCGATTGGGGGCGTCCGACCCGCGCAATCCAGATGCCTTGGCGGTTGGGTATTAG